From Spiroplasma eriocheiris, the proteins below share one genomic window:
- a CDS encoding RelA/SpoT family protein codes for MDEQIKFATVLDQIKLYIKDQNTLAEIEKAYHYAAEKHEGQTRKSGAPYIIHPLWTTFFLAQWRMGPKTLIAGLLHDVLEDTPATFEEVEKLFGKEIADLVEAVTKVSYFAKENRTQIKAQYLRKLYLSMAKDIRVIIIKLADRLHNLKTISYLSPEKQQIIAKESLEIYSAIAHRIGMKAVKSQIEDLSFKIMNPAQYTKIVHLLEWSNKERESNMAQKITEIKNILINEKGMDVRIFGRSKSIYSIYRKMNQFGKDFDDIHDILAVRIITHSVDDCYKVLGYIHQHFTPLNNRFKDYIAPPKNNLYQSLHTTIVASDGTIFEVQIRTEEMDEIAEQGVAAHWRYKEGENYDVAKKQKDIDERLDIFKRILDLENITAQERDEIQQEAYRSDQLMEEIIQNDIFSSLVYVLTPNGKVVTLPFGSTVLDFAYKIHSEIGEKTIGAKINGFFSPIATVLKSGDVVDIKTSPSQKPNHSWLVIAKTSSARQKIKKYLKREIAETTGDAKSANLEKIKQVKANIEDYIAKKDFKWKLLDSEGQQERLEDINYHNIEDFLLDVANDEYSIEEAVNLIYLDNETSQNEKILKKLQDKQYKKAQLKDDIILQGITSIKVVISQCCLPIPYEDIVGYVSKAEGIKVHLRTCKNIQTAEKQERQVEVSWNESVSKNKQYDCAIKIEAIDRPALLVDVTKILSHLNAAIQMINAHSASSLMTTTIKLIIKVANVDKLNQVKSSLLSIPDIKAVERIMM; via the coding sequence ATGGATGAACAAATAAAATTTGCCACAGTGTTAGATCAAATTAAATTATACATTAAGGATCAGAACACCTTAGCAGAAATTGAAAAAGCATACCACTATGCGGCGGAGAAACATGAAGGTCAAACCCGCAAAAGTGGGGCGCCTTATATTATTCATCCCTTATGAACCACCTTTTTTTTAGCGCAGTGAAGAATGGGACCTAAAACATTAATTGCTGGGTTGTTGCATGATGTTTTAGAAGACACGCCTGCTACTTTTGAAGAAGTTGAAAAATTATTTGGGAAAGAAATTGCAGATTTAGTAGAAGCCGTTACGAAAGTTAGTTATTTTGCTAAAGAAAACCGTACCCAGATTAAGGCCCAGTATTTACGGAAATTATACTTATCAATGGCCAAAGATATTCGTGTTATTATTATCAAATTAGCAGACCGCTTACATAATTTAAAAACAATTAGTTATTTATCTCCTGAAAAACAACAAATTATTGCCAAGGAAAGTTTAGAAATTTATTCAGCAATTGCACACCGGATTGGGATGAAGGCAGTTAAATCACAAATTGAAGATTTATCCTTTAAAATTATGAATCCCGCTCAGTATACCAAAATTGTCCACTTGTTAGAATGAAGTAATAAAGAACGCGAATCTAACATGGCCCAGAAAATAACCGAAATTAAAAATATTTTAATTAATGAAAAGGGGATGGACGTTCGTATTTTTGGGCGGAGCAAATCAATTTATTCAATTTATCGGAAAATGAACCAGTTTGGAAAAGACTTTGATGATATTCATGATATTTTAGCGGTGCGAATTATTACCCATTCTGTTGATGATTGTTATAAGGTGTTAGGTTATATCCACCAACACTTTACTCCCCTTAACAACCGTTTTAAGGATTATATTGCACCACCGAAAAATAATTTATACCAATCATTACACACCACAATTGTTGCTAGTGATGGGACAATTTTTGAGGTGCAAATTCGGACAGAAGAAATGGATGAAATTGCTGAACAAGGAGTGGCGGCCCACTGGCGATATAAAGAAGGCGAAAATTATGATGTTGCCAAAAAACAAAAAGATATTGATGAACGACTAGATATCTTTAAACGGATTTTAGATTTAGAAAATATTACGGCTCAAGAGCGGGATGAAATTCAACAAGAGGCCTACCGTTCGGACCAACTAATGGAAGAAATTATTCAGAATGATATTTTTTCTTCGTTAGTTTATGTGTTAACTCCGAATGGAAAGGTTGTGACTCTGCCGTTTGGATCAACAGTGTTAGATTTTGCCTACAAGATTCACTCGGAAATTGGGGAAAAAACGATTGGCGCTAAAATCAATGGGTTCTTTTCACCAATAGCAACAGTCTTAAAATCGGGAGATGTTGTGGATATTAAAACATCACCATCCCAGAAACCAAACCACTCATGGTTAGTAATTGCTAAAACTTCATCAGCACGCCAGAAAATTAAAAAATATTTAAAACGTGAAATTGCTGAAACAACTGGGGATGCTAAATCCGCTAATTTAGAAAAGATTAAGCAAGTCAAAGCTAACATTGAAGACTACATTGCAAAAAAAGATTTCAAATGAAAACTCCTTGATTCAGAAGGACAGCAAGAACGCTTAGAAGATATTAATTATCACAACATTGAAGATTTCTTGTTAGATGTTGCTAATGATGAATATTCAATTGAAGAAGCCGTTAACTTAATTTATTTAGATAATGAAACAAGTCAAAATGAAAAAATTTTAAAAAAATTGCAAGATAAGCAATATAAAAAAGCCCAGTTAAAAGATGATATTATTTTGCAAGGAATTACCAGTATTAAAGTTGTAATTTCCCAATGTTGTTTACCAATCCCGTATGAAGATATTGTTGGTTATGTTTCAAAAGCAGAGGGAATTAAAGTTCACTTGCGCACCTGCAAAAATATTCAGACTGCCGAAAAACAAGAACGGCAAGTGGAAGTTAGTTGAAACGAAAGTGTTTCTAAAAATAAACAATATGATTGTGCAATCAAAATTGAAGCCATTGATCGCCCGGCATTATTAGTAGATGTGACAAAAATTTTAAGCCATTTAAACGCCGCAATTCAAATGATTAACGCTCATAGTGCGTCATCTTTAATGACAACTACCATTAAATTAATTATTAAAGTTGCGAATGTTGATAAACTAAACCAGGTGAAGTCTTCCTTATTATCGATACCTGATATCAAAGCAGTGGAAAGAATTATGATGTAA